A genomic window from Candidatus Saccharibacteria bacterium includes:
- a CDS encoding membrane protein insertase YidC, which translates to MSIFDRLLTQPIFNLLALIYNFVADFGVAIIIMTILVRLLLWPLVKKQLHQTKLMRSIQPELKQIKKKTKGNRMLESQMMMELYRERGIKPFSSILVLIIQLPIFFAIFRVVQLFTGAQYNAVNHTSPDTFIYPFLDGFGRIPELLAGGSTHLFGLIDLTKTAGSYAPALVIAILAAGLQFWQSKQVMPQPSEKKKLREMFRDSAAGKEVDQAEMMAATTGKMIYLFPVMTFMVGLALPAAVMLYYATTSLVAVIQQGIVLKKDDEEMIKIANEPSRKTSDKKVREAEIIKVKPSKNKKSLTDTPEPSGGATVVRRIKAK; encoded by the coding sequence ATGAGTATCTTTGATCGTTTATTAACGCAGCCTATTTTCAACCTGTTAGCCCTCATTTATAATTTTGTGGCTGATTTTGGCGTGGCGATTATCATCATGACCATCCTAGTGCGACTACTGCTGTGGCCACTGGTGAAAAAACAGCTTCATCAAACTAAATTGATGCGATCGATCCAACCCGAGCTTAAACAGATAAAGAAAAAGACCAAAGGCAATCGTATGTTAGAGAGCCAGATGATGATGGAGCTCTACCGCGAGCGCGGTATCAAACCGTTTAGCTCAATATTAGTCCTCATTATCCAGCTACCAATCTTTTTCGCAATTTTCCGTGTGGTACAGCTTTTCACTGGCGCTCAATACAACGCCGTTAATCACACGTCGCCCGACACCTTTATTTATCCATTTCTCGACGGATTTGGTAGGATTCCGGAGTTATTAGCGGGCGGTTCGACCCATTTGTTTGGCCTCATTGATCTAACGAAAACGGCCGGTAGTTACGCTCCAGCGCTCGTTATTGCGATTCTAGCCGCCGGATTACAGTTCTGGCAGAGTAAACAGGTCATGCCGCAACCTAGCGAGAAAAAGAAGCTACGCGAAATGTTTCGTGATAGCGCAGCTGGCAAAGAGGTTGACCAGGCCGAGATGATGGCTGCGACCACCGGCAAGATGATCTATCTATTCCCAGTTATGACATTTATGGTTGGTCTCGCTCTGCCGGCTGCTGTCATGCTTTATTACGCTACGACGTCACTGGTTGCGGTGATCCAGCAAGGCATAGTCCTGAAAAAGGATGACGAAGAAATGATTAAAATAGCTAACGAACCGAGCCGTAAAACCTCTGACAAAAAAGTCCGCGAAGCAGAAATTATAAAAGTCAAACCCTCCAAAAACAAAAAATCCCTCACCGATACCCCGGAACCTTCCGGTGGTGCGACGGTGGTTAGGCGTATAAAAGCGAAATAA
- the dnaA gene encoding chromosomal replication initiator protein DnaA, with product MLGKVCIFVESNQNKIWEIILGEVELSVPPATFKTWFEKASLLSVDDQHVSILVNNIFAKGQFETKYDAKIKQILVDNGFSKPTIEYIVNNKKVIRNEAVIQIDEPTVSVTSGPISGNRKTGLNPRYRFDNFIVGTCNDLAHAAAQAAASMPGQKYNPIFIYGGSGLGKTHLIQAIGNEIIAAHPEKRVLYVPTETFVNEFIDHVRYKKNRDFSKKYREVDVLIVDDIQFIAGKKSNQEEFFNTFNALHQTDRQVVISADRPPSEIPDLADRLRSRFQMGMAIDVGLPDFETRCAILKTKATLANSNLPDDTISFLADAVRTNIRELEGALNQVLAYCEMRGEEPTVELAEGLLGNIKSSRPKHITARQVVDKTASYFDLKVDEMRSPARDRHIAEPRQMAMYLLRSELKMSFPKIARELGRKDHTTAIHSVEKIEREIKLNTRVRQQVSDLREALYA from the coding sequence ATGTTAGGAAAGGTATGTATTTTTGTGGAGAGTAATCAGAATAAAATTTGGGAGATAATATTAGGCGAGGTTGAACTATCAGTTCCTCCCGCCACCTTTAAAACGTGGTTCGAAAAAGCCTCCCTACTGAGTGTTGATGATCAGCATGTTTCTATTTTGGTTAATAATATTTTCGCAAAAGGTCAGTTTGAGACAAAATACGATGCCAAAATCAAGCAAATTCTAGTAGATAACGGATTCTCCAAACCGACCATTGAATATATCGTGAATAATAAAAAGGTTATTCGTAACGAGGCTGTGATACAAATCGATGAGCCGACCGTTTCGGTTACTAGCGGACCCATCTCTGGAAATCGCAAAACTGGTCTCAATCCGCGTTACCGATTCGATAATTTCATTGTTGGCACCTGCAACGACCTGGCGCATGCTGCCGCCCAGGCCGCCGCTAGTATGCCGGGGCAAAAATATAATCCGATCTTTATCTATGGCGGATCTGGCCTCGGTAAAACCCACCTAATTCAGGCGATTGGCAATGAGATTATCGCGGCTCACCCAGAAAAACGGGTGTTATACGTACCAACCGAAACGTTTGTAAATGAGTTTATTGATCATGTTCGGTACAAAAAGAACCGGGATTTTTCAAAGAAGTATCGCGAGGTTGATGTCTTGATTGTTGATGATATTCAATTTATCGCTGGCAAAAAGTCCAACCAAGAGGAATTCTTTAATACTTTTAATGCCCTCCATCAAACTGACCGTCAAGTGGTTATTAGTGCTGATCGACCGCCATCTGAAATACCAGATCTGGCTGATCGTTTACGTAGTCGATTTCAGATGGGTATGGCAATTGATGTTGGTTTGCCGGATTTTGAGACGCGTTGTGCTATCCTAAAAACCAAGGCGACGCTAGCTAATAGTAATTTACCGGACGACACTATTAGTTTTTTGGCCGACGCGGTGCGAACTAATATTCGTGAACTAGAGGGTGCACTCAATCAGGTGCTCGCCTACTGCGAAATGCGCGGCGAGGAACCAACTGTTGAGTTAGCTGAGGGGTTGCTCGGTAATATTAAATCGTCGCGACCCAAACACATTACTGCCCGCCAGGTGGTTGATAAAACCGCTAGCTATTTTGATCTAAAGGTTGACGAGATGCGCAGCCCAGCTAGAGATCGCCACATTGCCGAGCCGAGACAAATGGCGATGTATCTACTGCGTAGTGAGTTAAAGATGAGCTTTCCGAAAATTGCGCGTGAACTAGGACGCAAAGATCATACCACTGCTATTCATTCGGTTGAAAAAATCGAACGAGAGATTAAACTCAATACCCGCGTCCGCCAACAAGTATCAGATCTTCGGGAGGCCCTATATGCTTAA
- the rpmH gene encoding 50S ribosomal protein L34, which produces MPKRTYQPKTRRRARVHGFRARMSTRAGQIVLKRRRIKQRAKVAI; this is translated from the coding sequence ATGCCAAAGAGAACCTATCAACCAAAGACTCGTCGCCGAGCCCGTGTTCACGGCTTTCGCGCACGTATGTCAACTCGAGCTGGCCAAATCGTTCTAAAGCGCCGCCGTATTAAACAGCGCGCCAAAGTAGCTATCTAG
- a CDS encoding GtrA family protein produces the protein MSDQPNQTTKPAVSKKPLKFVVIGVANTVLDFAIMNTLVLFGVNAIVANTISTGIAMTFSFIMNKKWTFDSKSKNYVREIVLFFVFTLFGLWVIQNGIIWLLVHHAPHFGLGDGLFLNVAKLIASPVSLTWNYLTYDRRREL, from the coding sequence GTGAGCGACCAGCCAAACCAAACTACAAAACCAGCCGTCAGTAAAAAACCGCTAAAATTCGTCGTTATTGGTGTGGCGAATACTGTTTTGGATTTTGCAATCATGAATACCTTGGTGCTATTCGGGGTAAACGCCATAGTCGCAAACACTATATCAACCGGCATTGCCATGACATTTAGCTTTATCATGAACAAAAAATGGACATTTGATTCAAAATCAAAGAACTACGTCCGTGAAATCGTTCTATTTTTCGTCTTTACTCTGTTTGGTCTATGGGTGATTCAAAACGGCATTATTTGGTTACTCGTACATCATGCGCCACATTTCGGATTAGGCGATGGACTGTTTCTAAATGTTGCCAAACTAATCGCTAGTCCAGTGTCGCTGACTTGGAATTATCTGACCTATGATCGACGTAGAGAGTTGTGA
- the rnpA gene encoding ribonuclease P protein component produces MISQKFRFHGHNSLKYVFQHGQSERNRHLAIKWTENKRRRHPRLSVVVSKKVFKSAVKRNRIRRRIYESARPLLIDAAAIDAVISVYSGEVLDMSHDELTIEILPLLNSAGLKSTKIHE; encoded by the coding sequence ATGATTTCTCAAAAATTTCGCTTTCACGGCCACAATAGTTTGAAATATGTTTTTCAACACGGCCAGAGCGAACGTAATCGCCATCTGGCTATTAAATGGACTGAAAACAAGCGCCGCCGCCATCCACGGCTGTCGGTTGTGGTTAGTAAAAAGGTATTCAAGAGCGCCGTCAAACGCAACCGCATCCGCCGCCGGATTTACGAGAGCGCCCGGCCACTACTGATAGACGCCGCGGCAATAGACGCGGTGATCAGTGTTTATTCTGGTGAAGTGCTAGATATGTCGCACGACGAACTGACGATTGAAATCTTGCCACTATTAAATAGTGCTGGCTTGAAGTCCACCAAGATCCACGAATAA
- a CDS encoding glycosyltransferase family 2 protein produces MKLITIIIPAYNEEKSLPFMFKRLANLVANNKNYRFEFLFINDGSRDQTLAILEHESSANPQVSYLNFSRNFGKEIAVAAGLDHASGDAVVIMDADGQEPPELIPEMIKWWEKGYDDVYARRTHRTEGFVKKFFSKLYYRTLQKMTRVEIQLDTGDFRLFSRRCVDALKQIREASRQNKALFSWVGYKKKEITFDQGERSAGTTKWKYGILSPGNSLINLAIDGFTSFTTIPLRFVSLFGVLISLAAFIYILVILIQAALGLPRTGGFNTLIILVLFLGGVQLVSLGIIGEYIGRIFIETKNRPLYLIEKLHKGAVTKESNSERPAKPNYKTSRQ; encoded by the coding sequence ATAAAACTAATCACCATTATCATTCCCGCCTACAACGAGGAAAAATCGCTGCCGTTCATGTTTAAACGTTTAGCGAACCTAGTGGCAAATAACAAAAACTATCGTTTTGAATTTTTGTTTATTAACGATGGTAGTCGTGATCAGACATTAGCAATCCTAGAGCACGAATCCTCCGCCAACCCACAAGTATCCTATTTGAATTTTTCGCGAAACTTTGGCAAGGAAATTGCGGTGGCTGCCGGACTCGATCACGCCAGTGGTGATGCTGTAGTGATCATGGATGCCGACGGCCAGGAGCCGCCCGAACTCATCCCCGAGATGATCAAATGGTGGGAAAAGGGCTATGATGATGTCTACGCCAGGCGCACCCATCGTACCGAAGGTTTTGTAAAGAAGTTCTTTTCCAAACTCTACTATCGCACGCTACAAAAAATGACTCGGGTGGAGATCCAGCTCGATACTGGTGATTTTCGCCTCTTTTCGCGCCGTTGTGTTGACGCATTGAAACAGATCCGTGAAGCCTCGCGTCAAAACAAAGCGTTATTTAGCTGGGTGGGGTACAAGAAAAAGGAAATTACTTTTGATCAAGGTGAACGATCGGCTGGTACAACCAAATGGAAATATGGCATCTTGTCACCAGGCAACTCGCTCATCAATCTAGCCATCGATGGATTTACCTCTTTTACCACTATTCCGCTACGATTTGTGTCGCTATTTGGTGTTCTCATCAGCCTTGCTGCCTTTATTTACATACTAGTCATATTGATACAGGCTGCGCTAGGGTTGCCTCGAACCGGTGGGTTTAATACATTAATTATTCTCGTCCTATTCCTAGGCGGTGTGCAGTTGGTTAGTTTAGGTATTATCGGTGAATATATCGGTCGGATCTTTATCGAGACCAAAAACCGACCCCTCTATTTAATCGAGAAACTACATAAAGGTGCCGTAACAAAGGAGTCTAACAGTGAGCGACCAGCCAAACCAAACTACAAAACCAGCCGTCAGTAA
- the ruvB gene encoding Holliday junction branch migration DNA helicase RuvB, whose protein sequence is MAIERLVEPTLPQANSEESQAEVTLRPQSFSEYVGQERLKRNLKLAIEAAKKRGEPIDHVLLYGPPGLGKTTMAGVIANEMGVGLRVTAGPAIERAGDLASILTNLQDGDILFIDEIHRLSRTVEEILYSAMEDFKLDIVIGKGPAARSVRLDLPKFTVIGATTRTGSLAAPLRDRFGHMYRLEFYEPRDIEKIITRSAQILDTKIAPNAAKTLSERSRQTPRIANRLLKRVRDYADVNGDGIIDEPLTKSALQMLEIDELGLDPADRQMLVAINDNYGDNPVGLTTIAALTGDEATTIEDFYEPYLLQIGFIERTPRGRRVTPKAVRHLEKNL, encoded by the coding sequence ATGGCAATTGAACGTTTAGTTGAACCTACCCTACCGCAGGCTAACAGCGAAGAATCGCAAGCTGAGGTGACACTGCGACCCCAGAGTTTTTCGGAGTATGTTGGTCAAGAGCGTTTAAAGAGGAATCTAAAACTAGCGATTGAGGCCGCTAAAAAGCGCGGCGAGCCGATTGACCATGTGCTACTATATGGTCCGCCGGGACTCGGTAAAACGACGATGGCGGGTGTGATTGCTAATGAAATGGGCGTTGGCTTGCGTGTAACGGCTGGTCCAGCCATCGAGCGAGCCGGTGATTTAGCTTCGATTCTGACTAACCTCCAGGATGGCGACATTCTATTTATTGACGAGATCCATCGCCTCAGTCGGACGGTCGAAGAGATTTTATATTCAGCGATGGAGGATTTCAAGCTCGATATCGTGATTGGTAAAGGTCCAGCAGCTCGTTCGGTGCGGCTCGATCTACCTAAATTTACCGTCATTGGCGCAACGACGAGAACTGGATCGCTAGCAGCCCCACTCCGTGATCGTTTCGGCCATATGTATCGACTAGAATTTTACGAACCGCGCGATATTGAAAAGATTATCACACGCAGTGCACAGATTTTAGATACGAAAATTGCCCCGAACGCCGCAAAAACTTTATCAGAACGTAGCCGTCAAACGCCACGTATCGCTAATCGTCTATTAAAGCGCGTGCGTGATTACGCCGACGTCAATGGCGACGGCATCATCGATGAACCGCTCACGAAATCGGCTCTACAGATGCTAGAAATTGACGAACTAGGCCTCGATCCGGCCGATAGGCAGATGCTCGTCGCAATCAACGATAACTACGGAGATAATCCGGTCGGACTAACGACTATTGCGGCGCTCACTGGTGACGAGGCGACGACCATCGAAGATTTTTACGAGCCATATTTATTACAAATTGGGTTTATCGAGCGCACGCCGCGCGGTCGTCGGGTGACGCCAAAAGCTGTGCGTCACTTGGAAAAGAACCTCTAA
- the recA gene encoding recombinase RecA, translated as MAKKDNKTMTAKSTDDAGKAAALGLAVDQITKQFGDGSIMKLGDAYKIEVETIPSGTLSLDLALGGGYPKGRIVEVYGPESSGKTTLTLHAIAEVQKQGGTAAFIDAEHALDPAYAKRLGVDTTNLLVSQPDNGEQALEIVETLVRSNAVDLIVLDSVAALVPQAEIDGDMGDSLPGLQARLMSQALRKLTGIINKSKATVVFINQIRMKIGVMFGNPETTTGGNALKFYASQRVDIRRIGQLKAGEDIIGNRVRVKVVKNKIAPPFRQAEFDIMYNEGISTTGDVLDLAAANDIVAKAGAFYKYNDETIGQGREAAKQYLKDNPKVLSEIDKKVRDKLKTNEE; from the coding sequence ATGGCCAAGAAAGACAATAAAACGATGACTGCGAAGTCGACTGACGACGCCGGCAAGGCGGCGGCGCTGGGTTTGGCGGTTGATCAAATCACCAAACAATTCGGTGATGGATCGATTATGAAACTGGGCGATGCCTACAAAATTGAGGTTGAAACTATCCCTTCGGGTACACTCAGTCTAGATTTGGCTCTCGGCGGTGGCTATCCAAAAGGTCGCATCGTCGAAGTTTATGGCCCAGAGTCTAGCGGTAAAACTACCCTAACCCTTCATGCGATTGCCGAAGTGCAAAAACAAGGTGGCACCGCAGCCTTTATTGATGCCGAGCACGCGCTCGACCCAGCCTATGCTAAACGTCTCGGGGTTGATACCACTAATCTGCTCGTTTCGCAGCCAGACAACGGCGAACAAGCGCTCGAAATCGTCGAAACCTTGGTGCGGTCGAACGCGGTCGATTTGATCGTGCTCGACTCGGTGGCGGCGTTGGTGCCTCAGGCTGAGATTGATGGTGATATGGGCGACTCTCTGCCGGGTCTCCAGGCCCGCCTGATGAGTCAGGCCCTCCGCAAACTAACTGGTATTATCAATAAATCAAAAGCTACCGTAGTGTTTATCAACCAGATTCGCATGAAGATTGGGGTGATGTTTGGTAACCCAGAAACCACCACTGGTGGTAATGCTTTGAAATTCTATGCGAGCCAACGTGTGGATATTCGTCGTATTGGCCAATTAAAGGCCGGCGAGGATATTATCGGTAACCGCGTGCGGGTCAAGGTGGTCAAAAACAAGATTGCCCCACCCTTCCGTCAGGCTGAGTTCGATATTATGTATAACGAAGGTATTTCGACGACTGGCGACGTGCTAGATTTGGCGGCGGCCAACGATATCGTCGCGAAAGCTGGCGCGTTCTATAAATATAACGACGAAACCATCGGTCAAGGCCGCGAAGCTGCCAAACAATATTTGAAAGATAATCCAAAAGTTTTGTCCGAAATTGATAAAAAAGTTCGCGACAAGCTAAAAACTAACGAGGAATAA
- a CDS encoding single-stranded DNA-binding protein, with the protein MNREESILFAKKYVEDTLSFFGINVDVYATADEDVIEINVPNTYLSNLLIGKNGDTLRSLQFLVRSTLIQKNAELTRVNVDVADYKRRHNDRIAEQAEKWAHEVLASGEPMNLRPMNPAERRVVHKVLADYSQLSTSIIGQIIPSQRHWTSD; encoded by the coding sequence ATGAATAGAGAAGAATCAATACTGTTTGCCAAGAAATACGTCGAGGACACCTTGTCGTTTTTTGGTATCAATGTCGATGTTTATGCTACGGCCGACGAGGATGTGATCGAGATCAACGTGCCGAATACTTATCTCAGCAACCTATTAATCGGGAAAAACGGCGATACGTTGCGTAGCCTGCAATTCCTCGTTCGCTCGACCCTGATTCAGAAAAATGCCGAACTAACCCGTGTCAATGTCGACGTGGCTGATTACAAACGTCGCCACAATGATCGAATTGCCGAACAGGCTGAAAAATGGGCTCATGAAGTCTTGGCTAGCGGTGAACCAATGAATTTACGACCAATGAATCCGGCTGAGCGTCGTGTTGTGCACAAGGTGTTGGCTGATTACTCACAACTCTCTACGTCGATCATAGGTCAGATAATTCCAAGTCAGCGACACTGGACTAGCGATTAG